The DNA window GAGCGCCTCGCGACACGGATCGCGGACGTGTGCACGAACGACGCGCGCGTGCAGCACGCGACGGTCACCGTCCGGAAGCTGCGGCCGCCCGTCGGCGTGCTCGTCGACCACGTCGCGGTGACGATCACGCGGTGACGGCGCGTGCGCATCTCGCGCTCGGCTCGAACCTCGGCGACCGTGTCGCGAACCTGCAGGCTGCGCTCGACGGCCTGGACGCGACGGACGGCATCCACGTCGTCGCGGTCTCGGACGTCTACGAGACGGACCCCGTCGGGCCCGAGCAGCCCGACTACCTGAACGCGGTCGTCGCGATCGACACGCAGCTGAGCGCGCGTGCGCTGCTCGGCGTCGCGCAGGCGCTCGAGCGCGCCGCGCACCGCGTGCGGGGCGAGCGTTGGGGTCCCCGGACGCTGGACGTCGACGTGCTGCTCGTCGGCGACGAGCAGGTCGACGAGCCCGACCTCGTGGTGCCCCACCCCCGGATGTGGGAGCGCGGGTTCGTCCTCGCCCCGCTCGGCGACGTCGCGCCCGACCTCGTCGAAGGCCGCCGGCCCGCGGGCGGCTGGCCCGGCGTCCGCCCGACCACGGTACGATTGCGACTCGACGAGGGCCGTCAGTCCGGCACCCGGTGACGGGGCTGGAACGAGAAGGTTCCCGCTGTTGGACGAAATCCACGCCTCCCGCGCGCTCGCGCTGGTCGGACCCGGACGGGCCGGCACGGCGGTGGCGCTGCGACTCACCCGCCGCGGCTGGTCGGTGCGCGCCGTCGCGGGCCGCGCGCCCGATGCGCCGTCGACCGTGCGCGCCGCCGCGCTGCTCGGCGCGGCGTGCGTCGACGCGGCCGAGGCGGGATGCGACGTCGACGTCGTCGTGATCGCGACCCCCGACGACGCCATCGCGCCCGCGGCCGACGCGGTGGCGCCGTCGCTGCGGTCGGGCGCGCTGGTCGTGCACCTGTCCGGCGTGGCGGGCCCGGAGGTGTTCGACGGCCTGCGCGCCGCACGTCCCGACGTCGAGGTGGGCGTGCTGCACCCGTTGCAGACGCTGCCGTCCCCGGAGCTCGGCGCCGCCCGTCTCGACGGCGCGTGGTGCGCCGTCGACGGCCCCGCCACCCGGGCGCTCGCGGATGAGCTCGGATCGCGCGTGTTCGACCTGCCCGCCGACCCGGAGGCGCGGCGGCTCTACCACGCGGC is part of the Acidimicrobiia bacterium genome and encodes:
- the folK gene encoding 2-amino-4-hydroxy-6-hydroxymethyldihydropteridine diphosphokinase, whose product is MTARAHLALGSNLGDRVANLQAALDGLDATDGIHVVAVSDVYETDPVGPEQPDYLNAVVAIDTQLSARALLGVAQALERAAHRVRGERWGPRTLDVDVLLVGDEQVDEPDLVVPHPRMWERGFVLAPLGDVAPDLVEGRRPAGGWPGVRPTTVRLRLDEGRQSGTR
- a CDS encoding Rossmann-like and DUF2520 domain-containing protein; the protein is MDEIHASRALALVGPGRAGTAVALRLTRRGWSVRAVAGRAPDAPSTVRAAALLGAACVDAAEAGCDVDVVVIATPDDAIAPAADAVAPSLRSGALVVHLSGVAGPEVFDGLRAARPDVEVGVLHPLQTLPSPELGAARLDGAWCAVDGPATRALADELGSRVFDLPADPEARRLYHAAACIASNHVVALLGQVERLAAACGVPFEAFVPLVRASLDNAAATTPATALTGPVARGDTGTVLAHLDALPSDERDLYVAVARGARRLAQTNDPEMDGVLTPVVA